The nucleotide window ATGCCTATTGTTCTAAAACTATTTGATAGAACGCTTACTAGTGTTATCAAAAATGAATATATAGAAAGATTTTTTTCACAGGTTATTCCATGTATACAAAAGATTTGTAGTGTGAAAATAGGTGGAAAAGTTAAAGACAGAATAGTTGAGACAGATCTTGAAACAAAAATATATCTAGATGTTAGTGGTAAAAATGTAACTGCTATACCTATATTTAAGTATGATGATTATGAAATCAACCCATTTTTAGATAGAACGGAGTATAAAGAAGAGACAATAATAGTTAGAGATGTACTTGGTGAAAAAAAAGTAATAGCAGAAATAGAGGATATGAATTTTAATAAAAAGAAAGAAGCGTATAGATTGTCAACGGAAGAAAAAATATTTGATTTTGTGTACAATGATCTTAGTAAACTACAAGATTTTGCCAAAATATATTATTCAGATGCATTCAAAAAAATGAAAATTAGAAACCCTAAAGAGTTTAAATCAGGAGTTAGTCTGAATCAAGAGTCAGATTTGTTAGAATTTACATTTGAGCATGAAGCATTTGGTCCGGATGAGTATTCAAAAGTATTAAATGCAATAAAACAGAAGAAGAAGTTTTATAGATTAAAAGACGGATCATTTTTGCCACTAGAGAGTTTTGAATTAAACTCAGCTATGTCAATTATGGAAGATTTAGGGATAGAACAATTAGAAAATGCGGTAGTCAAATTACCAAAATATCATGCGATGTTTTTGGGACAAAAACTAAAAGAATATGAGATAAAGCAGATTGAAAAGGATGCGTTGTTTAACAATTTTGTAGAAAAATTGTCAAATTCACATGAAGTAGATTATACTATGCCAAAAAATTTAAATGGAGATTTGAGAGATTATCAAAAAAAGGGATTTAAGTGGTTAAAAACGCTCGCTAGCTATGGTATGGGGGGAATACTAGCTGATGATATGGGGCTAGGAAAGACTATACAAGCCATCGGTTTTTTGCTTTCAGAAAAAGAAAGAGCTACTAAGATAAAAACTTCATTAGTAGTAGCGCCTACGTCGCTAGTGTATAATTGGGAAGCTGAATGCAAGAAATTTGCACCAAATTTGAATGTAGGACTTCTAATTGGTACTAAAGCGAATAGAAGAAAAGAAATGAATAAAATGAGTGAATATGATCTAATGATTACATCATATGGTCTTATTAGAAGAGATGTTGATTTATATAGTGATAAACAATTTGAATACTGCTTTTTAGACGAGGCGCAGCATATTAAAAATCCTTATTCTAAAGGTGCTAAAGCGGTTAAACAAATCGATGCAAAAAACAGATTTGCATTAACGGGGACGCCTATGGAGAATAGTTTGTCGGAGCTATGGTCTATATTCGATTTTATAATGCCAGGTTATCTCTCAACACATTCAAAATTTGTAGAGAAGTATGAAGGACCTATTGTTAAGAAGCAAGATAAAGAAGCTATGACACTCTTAACGAATCAAATAAAACCATTTATAATGAGAAGAATGAAGAGTGAAGTATTGCTTGAGCTTCCAGAGAAAATAGAAACTCAGATAACTACAGAGCTTACTCAAGAACAAAAGAAAGTTTATATGGCATTTTTGAAGCAAGCTAAAGGTGAAATGTCTCAGGAAATAAAGGAAAATGGTTTGGCTAAAAGTCATATAAAAATACTGACATTGCTTACGAGATTACGTCAATTATGTTGCGATCCTAATGTGTTTTTAGAAAATTACTCTGGTGGAAGTGCTAAAATGGATTTGCTAGAGGAGATAGTAGCTGAAGCTATAAGTGGAAATCATAGAATGCTTATATTTTCACAATTTACCAGTATGTTAGATGAGATTGGAGAGAGACTTCAAGGGATGAATATAGATTATTTTAGACTAGATGGATCTACTCTTATGAAGAGAAGAGGCGATATGGTAAATTCATTTAACGATGGAGAAAATTCTGTATTTTTGATATCATTGAAGGCAGGTGGAACTGGTTTAAATCTAACTGGAGCAGATATGGTTATTCATTTTGACCCTTGGTGGAACCCAGCAGTTGAAGAGCAGGCAACAGATAGAGCTTATAGAATGGGTCAAAATCAAAAAGTTCAGGTTTTGAAGTTAATTGCAAAAGGTACTATTGAAGAAAAAATAGCAAAACTTCAAAAAAAGAAAAAAGAGATGGCTGAAGCGGTTCTTAAGCCTGGTGAAAATATGCTTTCGAAAATGACAGAAGAAGAGATAAAAGAATTATTTGATATGTAAATGGAGGAATGATTGTGATAAAAGCAGTACTATTTGATTTGGATGGAACACTTATAAATACGAATGAATTGATAGTAAATACATTTCAATATATATTTAAAAAACACTTAAATATTGATGTCGATAGAAAAGAGATCACAGATAACTTTGGAGAGTTATTGAGTGATACTATAGAGAGATATGCTCCAAATGATGTAGAATTTATGGTGAAAAAATATAAAGAGTATAATGAGATTATGCACGATGAGCTTACGATGCCTATAATAGGTGTTAAAGAGGGCATCAAAAAACTTAGAGATAGTGGTTATAAAATGGGAATTGTAACTTCTAAGAGAAGGGCTATGACAGAAAAGGGACTTAGACTTTTTGATTTATACGATGATATGGATGTCATAGTCACGCCAGAAGATACGAAGAGACATAAGCCAGAGGCTGATCCGATACTCAAAGCATGTGAGTTACTAAAATTAAACGTTGATGAAGTAATAATGGTTGGAGACACTCATAATGACATACTTGGAGGGAAAGCAGCCAAATGTAAAACCTGCTTGGTTAGATATACTGGGGCTCCGTTAGATAAACTTTTGGAATTAGAACCAGATTATGTGATAGATAGTATAGATGAAGTTTTGGATATAATAAAATAATAAAAAGACATGTTGTGTGTATTGTAACCTTCGGAGTATAATCCGTCTAATGAATTAGATTTAGATAAATTTACTCTGAAGGTTTTTTTTGTTTTCTGCAAGAAAATATAACAGGCAATCGGTTTCTTGTAAGAAAACATAGTGAAATACGCTTTAATTCATTTGTGAACATTGAAAAAATACATAATACGTGCTATAATCTTGCACAATACAAAAAATTCTGAAAATATAATTAGGGGTTATTATATTTAGAAAGCATGATTGAAAGGATGCGAAATGTTATGGATTTAAATGGATTACCAAAAAAACAAGGATTATATAATTCATCATGGGAACATGATAATTGTGGAGTTGGTTGTGTGACAAGTATCAAGGGGGAGAAAAGTCATACTATACTTAATAAGGCACTTGAAGTGCTTAAAAATTTGAAGCATAGAGGAGCAGTTGGTGCTGATGAAACCACTGGAGATGGCTCTGGAATAATGGTACAGATACCACATGAATTTTTAAAAGGTGAGACTAAAAAAATAGGATTTGAACTGGGAATGGAAGGAAACTACGCAGTTGGAATGTTATTTTTACCGAGATTTCCTAGCGCTAGAGTTTTTTGCGAAGGTGTATTTGAAAGAGTTGTCAGAGAGGAGAATCAATTACTGATAGGTTGGCGAGAAGTGCCAGTAGATGAGCGTGAATGCGGAGAGTCTGCAAGAGCAACAAGGCCTGTAGTAATGCAGGTTTTTATTGATAAAAATGGGCAAAGTGATGATGAATTTGAAAGAAAACTTCTGATAGTTAGGAAAAGAGTTCAGCGTGAGATTTTAGAAAGTAAACGTCAATATGTTACAAATTTTTATGTATGTAGTTTATCGAATAAAACAATTGTTTACAAGGGGCTTGTTTTAGGTTATAAATTAGGATTGTTTTATAGAGATTTGCAAAACTCTAATTTCAAAACGGCAATAGCAATAGTTCATGAAAGATATAGTACGAACACATTTCCTTCATGGCAGTTAGCTCAACCTTTTAGATATTTAGCACATAATGGTGAAATTAATACAATTAGAGGAAATGTGAATTGGATGAATGCACGAGAGGGTGTTATGTATTCAGGAGTATTTGGTGAAGAGTTTGAAAAGACACTACCTATAATAGAGCCTGGTGGTAGTGATTCTGCATCATTAGACAATGCACTAGAGTTATTTAAGACCAATAATCATCCAATGGAACGAGCTATGATGATGTTGATGCCACAGGCTTGGCAACAAGATGAAAATATGGATAAAAATCAAAAGGGATTTTATGAATATTTTGCAAGGCTTATGGAACCTTGGGACGGTCCGGCGACTGTAATTTTTAGTGACGGAATAAAGGTAGGTGTTACATTAGATAGGAATGGACTTAGACCAGCAAGGTATTTGATTACAGATGATGAGGTGTTAATTGTAGCGTCAGAAGCTGGTGCTGTAGATATAGAATCTCAGAAAATAGTTAAAAATGGTTTGGTTGAGACTGGAAATATGATATTAGTTGATACATTAGAAAAACGTTTAATTTCTGATTCTGAAATAAAATCATCGACTAGTTCATCGATAGATTTTCAAAAATGGATTAGCGAGAACAAACTAACGCTTGAAGATATAAAGGCACCATATGAGATAAAAAAAATGAGAAGAGAGACAATTGCATTTAAAGAACAAATTTTTGGATATACAAAAAATGAAATAAATACAATTATAAAACCAATGATAGAGAATGGAAAAGAACCCATTGGTGCAATGGGCATGGATTTACCAATTGCTATTTTATCAAATAATCCACAATTATTATTTAATTATTTTAAGCAGACATTTGCTCAGGTCACCAATCCTCCTATTGATCCAATTAGAGAAAAAATGGTTATGTCACTTACTCAGTATATAGGTGGGCACGAGAAGTTATTAGATGAGATAGAGATAGAGAAGACACATAAATATATAGAAATAGAAAGACCTATATTGAGCAATTATCAGATAGAGGATATTAGGCATTTACAGAATGAATTCAAGGCAACAACCATACCTATAAGTTTTCAATTAGATCAAAAGGAAGGTCTTAGAAAAGCATTAGATGCACTTTGTAAAAGAGCAGAATTAAGTGTTAAAGATGGATGTAATTTAATTATATTGAGTGATAGAAACTGTGGTAGATATGATGCTCCGATGCCTAGTTTGCTAGCACTTGGAGCGGTTCATCATCATCTAATTAGAAAGAAACTTAGAACGTCAGTTGATTTGATTGTTGAAACTGGAGAAGCAAGGGATGTCATGCATATGGCATTATTGATTGGATATGGTGCTAAGGCTATAAATCCATATATGGTACATGAGATGATAAGAAATCTTTTTGAAGAGGGGAATTTGTCTGATGAAATTGATAGTGTTGAAGATGGATTTGAGAACTATTGTAAGGCGATTTCATCTGGAATATTGAAAATACTTTCTAGAATGGGAATTTCGACATTACAAAGTTATACTGGAGCACAGATATTTCAAATAATTGGATTAAACCAAGATCTTGTAAATCAATATTTTTCAGATACACCAACTAGATTATCGGGACTTGACTTAAATAAAATAGCAGAATCAATAATTGCTAGGCAGAAAAAAGCATATAGAAATAAAGCTATTGGTATAATGAAAACGGAAGATAAGATTGGAGAAAATGAGAGCAGATTACTAGAAAAAGAAGCAGTAAATAGGTTGAGACAGGCTTCTAAAGATAAGGATTATTATATATATAAAGGATATGCAAAGCTCGTAAATGAAGAAAATGAGAATGTAAAAACTATAAGGGGGTTACTAGACTTTAAGAAACGTGAATCTATTAGTTTGGAGGACGTAGAATCAGTTGATGAAATTGTAAAAAGATTTACTATAGGTGGAATGTCATTTGGTTCTCTTAGCAGAGAGGCTCATGAAACTATAGCTTTAGCGATGAATTCTATTGGAGCTCGAAGCAATTCAGGAGAGGGGGGAGAGGATCCTAAAAGGTATATAAAAGATGGGAAAGAAGTATCTAAAAATAGTGCAGTAAAACAAGTTGCATCGGGACGATTTGGAGTAACAGCCAATTATTTGGTAAATGCAGAAGAGTTGCAAATAAAAATGGCGCAGGGAGCTAAGCCAGGAGAAGGCGGTCATTTGCCAGGAGAAAAAGTTAGCGATGAAATTGCAAAGGTGAGACATGCAGTGCCTGGAATAGACTTAATTTCACCGCCTCCACATCATGACATTTATTCAATAGAGGATTTGGCACAGCTAATATTTGATTTGAAAAATATAAATCCGAAAGCTGATATAAATGTAAAGCTAGTAGCTGAAGCTGGAGTTGGAACAGTAGCAGCAGGTGTTGCTAAGGGATTTGCAGATGTGATAATGATAAGTGGGCACGACGGAGGAACTGGTGCATCACCTATAAGTTCAATGAAGTATGTTGGTATGCCTTGGGAATTGGGATTAGCTGAAACGCAGCAAACGCTTTTATTAAATGATTTAAGAAGTAGAGTTAAATTACAAGTTGACGGCAAATTAAGATCTGGTAGAGATGTAGTTGTGGCGGCACTATTGGGTGCGGAAGAGTATGGATTTGCAACTACAGCCCTTATTTCACTTGGGTGCGTATTTTGTAGAAAATGTCATCTAAATAAGTGTCCTGTTGGAATAGCAACTCAAGATATAGGTAGACGTAAAAAATTTAGAGGAAAACCAGAAGATTTAGTAAGTTATTTAAAGTTTATGGCACAAGAAACAAGGGAAATTATGGCAGAACTTGGTTTTAAAAACATTGAGGATATGATTGGTAGAGTAGACGTGCTAAAGCCCAAATCAGATATAGAGAACATAGATGTTTCGTCGGTATTATATATGCCTGAATTGCCTTCTAGAATCAAAATGCATAAAGTGTTTAATCAGGAACATAAAATAGAAAATGTGCTTGATGTAAGTGTTTTAGACAAATTGAATGAGGCAATAACTGCTAGTAAGAAAATGAAAATAGAGTGCAATATAAAAAATACAGACAGGTCAGTCGGAGCTATGTTGAGTGGTAAAATAGCTAGTATATATGGAGAAGAGGGTCTTAAGGAAAATACTTTTGACATTGAGTTTAATGGATCTGCTGGTCAGAGCTTTGGCGCATTTTTGGTCAATGGAGTCAAATTTAAACTTGTCGGAGAGGCAAATGATTACGTTGCCAAGGGATTATCAGGTGGTAAAATAGTTATAGTACCGCCTGATAATAGAAAATTTATAGCAGAGGATAATGTAATTGCTGGCAATACGATATTGTATGGGGCTACAGCTGGAGAAGTATATATAAATGGACGAGCTGGTCAAAGGTTTGGTGTTCGAAATAGTGGCGCAATAGCCGTTGTTGAGGGAATAGGTAACCATGGATGTGAGTATATGACTGGTGGAATAGTTGTGGTTCTAGGTAGAGTTGGGAAAAATTTCGGAGCTGGAATGAGTGGTGGAGTTGCATATATATACGATCAAGATGGCGATTTTAGAAAGTATTGTAACAATGATATAGTTGAGATTAAAAATTTAAATAGTGAGGAATATGATGAACTGAAACATATACTAGAGAACCATAAAGTATATACAAATAGTGAAAAAGCAAAAACTATACTAAAAAAATGGGATGAAAATAAAAATTGCTTTTTGAGGGTAGTATCACCAGTTTATGAGCAAAAACTTAAAGATATTTAATAAAAAAAGAGCAGCTTTATAGCTGCTCTTTTAATATCCATCCAAATTCATTGTCATGCTTTATGAGAACGCAATCATCATAAGTTTTGCAAACTTCAACGACTTCACCAGGATTTAGATTGAAGAATTTGTTTACATATATAGTTTTTAAGCTAGTTTCACGTCCGTTGTTCTCTAGAAGAGAATTGAAAACTGACAGGTATTGATTTGTTTTTTTATGTTTGCAAAGAGAAATTCTATCTCCTTTTTCTATGACTTCAACTTCAAAATTTGGATAATTAACTATGATAGTTTTTTCTTTTTTAAATTTATGCCCTCGATTTATAGTTTTTAATTCAAAATCATTTTGTTGTAGACAATCGTAGTGAATTTGACCATTTTTTTTCTCTATTATAAAGGCATTTAATTCACCAGATGTTTTGACGCCTAATCCACCGTCTATAGTTATTATATTTTTTTGAGTATTAAAAAGAGGCAGATTGGTTAGTATAGTGTGTCTTAGGTTACTTGCAGGCCAGTGACCAACTACAACCATTTTGTTATTTATACCACTAACCTTATTGTAATTATCGTATTTTAAGAATCTTCCCTCGTCTTCTGGCAATTTGAAAGCGGGATCATATCCGCCATGTACAAATATGAATTCATCAAAATTAACCATTACAGGCAGTGAATTTATAAATTCAAGTGTTTCAAAATGATGATCAAAAATATTTTTTTGGAACGCTATACCTGAGGTACAATTTTGAAAGTCAAAATTAGATAATTGTACGAAGTCATCTATGATAGTTTTATAGTGAGGCGCTTTAAAGTGCTCTAGAAAGACATCAGCTCTTTTTTTATCTTTTAAACTATTGTATATAAAGGATTCGTGATTTCCTTTGAGTATTATTGTGTTAGGTCTAGTGCTTAGATTTTTTATAAAAGAGTAAGTTTCGTAACTATTAGGTCCTCTATTTATAAAATCACCTATAATTATTAGATAATCACTTGACTTTAAAGACAGCTTATCAATAAGTTTTTTAAAATGATCAAAGTGACCATGTATATCACTTATAGCTACTATTTTATAGTTATCTTTGCAGTCTATATTGATAATTTTATTGCTCATGTTTCAGCCTCCTATGAGTATAATTACTATGATTATAACATATTAATCGGGGTATAAGGGAATCGATTGCGATTATAATTTTTTTCGAAATACAGTGTTTTATTTATTGGGGAGGGGTTTTATGAAAATTGATAAAGAATTGCAAAAAAAATTGAAAAAGCAAATTTTAGAGCAAATACCAGCACCGGTAATGGCAGTTAACAATGATTTTGATATATTGTACATAAATGATAAAACGAGAGAGTTATTAGATAGAGATGATGATGATATTATAGGAAAAAAATGTAGTAAATTATTTAATTCGACGCATTGTGGCGGTAATTGTTGTATGAAGCAAGCTATGAAAGAGCTGAAAACTTGTTCTAGTAGAAGTGAGATAAGGATAGATGGTAGAGATGTTCCGGTGGAATGTTATGCCGTTCCTTTAAAAAATGAAAGTGGGGAAGTAATAGGGGGATTGGAGTTTATACTAGATATAACTGAGCAGTATAAATACGAGCAGAGACTCAAAGAACAAAGTCATACCATAAGAGAGATGTCTACTCCAACTATTAAACTTTGGGAGGGGGTACTTGTACTACCTGTAGTTGGGGTAGTTGATTCTGTGAGAGCACAATATATGATGGAGAGTATATTAGAAAAAATTGTTCAAACATATGCAAAAGTGATAATACTAGATATTCAAGGTGTAGCTGCAGTTGATACGGCAGTTGCAAATCACTTAATAAAAATAACAAATGCGACCAAATTGATGGGTTGTCAGTGTATAATGTCTGGAATTTCGCCAGCGGTAGCTCAAACTATAATACATTTAGGCATTGATATGCATGGAATTTGCACCAAAGCAACACTTAGTGATGCTTTAGAGGAAGCATTTTCAATATTGGATATGAAGGTGGTTTCGAAATAGATTATTAGGAGATGAAAAGGATGCTATTAGATACCTCTATGAAGAAGATCAATGACAAATTGATAGTTTCACTAAAAGCTGATCTATCAGATAGAGATTTAGGGATTATGGTCGGAGAAGTAATAAATAAAGTTGATTCCGAGGGTGTAGATGGAGTAGTAATTGATTTTTCTATGATACGAGTTATTACGGCTTATTCTTATGATATTTTCATGAATATGACAAAAGCAATAAGGCTTATGGGATCAGACGTGGTGTGGGTGAGTCTAAGACCGGGGGTAGTTGTGTCATTGATAGATTTAGACTTAGTTGATTCTATGGCAAATATCAGAACTAGCATGACAGTAGAACAGGGGATTTTATTATTAGAAAAAGGAGTTTAGAACTATGCTAGTAAATGAATTTGATGATAATACTATAAATTCTAAAATTGAACAAAAAGAATATCGAACATTGAACAAAAAGACTATAGATATATTATTTGAAACTGACAATGAGTATGTCATATATTGTGTTAGACAACTATGTAAATCAGTTCCTTTTGAAAAAATGGAATCGACACTTATAGCTACTGCAGCATCAGAATTGGCAACTAATATCATAAGATATGCTAAGAACGGAATTGTAGAGATTAAGGTGATTGAAAATATTGATTCGAAAAACATTGGGATTGAAATTTATGCTCATGATCAAGGTCCAGGTATAGAAAATATAGAGATTGCTATGGGCGATAATTATACTACGTGGAATAATAGTTTAGGATTTGGATTAGCGAGTATTAAAAG belongs to Tissierellales bacterium and includes:
- a CDS encoding DEAD/DEAH box helicase codes for the protein MFKIDSDLVEQEAATEAVYQRGKLYYSKDRIRSLRWNHAEKCITGEVRGVSGIYETNVWFEPNGNFHRVNCTCPAFHKFDGLCKHLVATLIAAKAHEKAIGKLVHTDKAEKKSEDIINVNDEFFKSVDKYYRKPTELLNLEVTYIANHNASKTELEHFLKFRIGQERLYVISNIKEFLDSVDRGDRINFGKQFEFVPDKHKFSKIDLELMQFLRKLQNIENSFFESTYYKSEPKSLFVGKELKIPNGFVNELFGILEKKKFIAEILGETYISRHIEEAYVPINVEIIQASNKLIAKSMCNTNFVFLSDDGKYLLLGEDIVMLSRRQQEFMPIVLKLFDRTLTSVIKNEYIERFFSQVIPCIQKICSVKIGGKVKDRIVETDLETKIYLDVSGKNVTAIPIFKYDDYEINPFLDRTEYKEETIIVRDVLGEKKVIAEIEDMNFNKKKEAYRLSTEEKIFDFVYNDLSKLQDFAKIYYSDAFKKMKIRNPKEFKSGVSLNQESDLLEFTFEHEAFGPDEYSKVLNAIKQKKKFYRLKDGSFLPLESFELNSAMSIMEDLGIEQLENAVVKLPKYHAMFLGQKLKEYEIKQIEKDALFNNFVEKLSNSHEVDYTMPKNLNGDLRDYQKKGFKWLKTLASYGMGGILADDMGLGKTIQAIGFLLSEKERATKIKTSLVVAPTSLVYNWEAECKKFAPNLNVGLLIGTKANRRKEMNKMSEYDLMITSYGLIRRDVDLYSDKQFEYCFLDEAQHIKNPYSKGAKAVKQIDAKNRFALTGTPMENSLSELWSIFDFIMPGYLSTHSKFVEKYEGPIVKKQDKEAMTLLTNQIKPFIMRRMKSEVLLELPEKIETQITTELTQEQKKVYMAFLKQAKGEMSQEIKENGLAKSHIKILTLLTRLRQLCCDPNVFLENYSGGSAKMDLLEEIVAEAISGNHRMLIFSQFTSMLDEIGERLQGMNIDYFRLDGSTLMKRRGDMVNSFNDGENSVFLISLKAGGTGLNLTGADMVIHFDPWWNPAVEEQATDRAYRMGQNQKVQVLKLIAKGTIEEKIAKLQKKKKEMAEAVLKPGENMLSKMTEEEIKELFDM
- a CDS encoding ATP-binding protein, whose translation is MLVNEFDDNTINSKIEQKEYRTLNKKTIDILFETDNEYVIYCVRQLCKSVPFEKMESTLIATAASELATNIIRYAKNGIVEIKVIENIDSKNIGIEIYAHDQGPGIENIEIAMGDNYTTWNNSLGFGLASIKRIMDEFYIYSKVGSGTKILVRKWKVEKGFYD
- a CDS encoding PAS domain-containing protein produces the protein MKIDKELQKKLKKQILEQIPAPVMAVNNDFDILYINDKTRELLDRDDDDIIGKKCSKLFNSTHCGGNCCMKQAMKELKTCSSRSEIRIDGRDVPVECYAVPLKNESGEVIGGLEFILDITEQYKYEQRLKEQSHTIREMSTPTIKLWEGVLVLPVVGVVDSVRAQYMMESILEKIVQTYAKVIILDIQGVAAVDTAVANHLIKITNATKLMGCQCIMSGISPAVAQTIIHLGIDMHGICTKATLSDALEEAFSILDMKVVSK
- the ppaX gene encoding pyrophosphatase PpaX, which produces MIKAVLFDLDGTLINTNELIVNTFQYIFKKHLNIDVDRKEITDNFGELLSDTIERYAPNDVEFMVKKYKEYNEIMHDELTMPIIGVKEGIKKLRDSGYKMGIVTSKRRAMTEKGLRLFDLYDDMDVIVTPEDTKRHKPEADPILKACELLKLNVDEVIMVGDTHNDILGGKAAKCKTCLVRYTGAPLDKLLELEPDYVIDSIDEVLDIIK
- the gltB gene encoding glutamate synthase large subunit — translated: MIERMRNVMDLNGLPKKQGLYNSSWEHDNCGVGCVTSIKGEKSHTILNKALEVLKNLKHRGAVGADETTGDGSGIMVQIPHEFLKGETKKIGFELGMEGNYAVGMLFLPRFPSARVFCEGVFERVVREENQLLIGWREVPVDERECGESARATRPVVMQVFIDKNGQSDDEFERKLLIVRKRVQREILESKRQYVTNFYVCSLSNKTIVYKGLVLGYKLGLFYRDLQNSNFKTAIAIVHERYSTNTFPSWQLAQPFRYLAHNGEINTIRGNVNWMNAREGVMYSGVFGEEFEKTLPIIEPGGSDSASLDNALELFKTNNHPMERAMMMLMPQAWQQDENMDKNQKGFYEYFARLMEPWDGPATVIFSDGIKVGVTLDRNGLRPARYLITDDEVLIVASEAGAVDIESQKIVKNGLVETGNMILVDTLEKRLISDSEIKSSTSSSIDFQKWISENKLTLEDIKAPYEIKKMRRETIAFKEQIFGYTKNEINTIIKPMIENGKEPIGAMGMDLPIAILSNNPQLLFNYFKQTFAQVTNPPIDPIREKMVMSLTQYIGGHEKLLDEIEIEKTHKYIEIERPILSNYQIEDIRHLQNEFKATTIPISFQLDQKEGLRKALDALCKRAELSVKDGCNLIILSDRNCGRYDAPMPSLLALGAVHHHLIRKKLRTSVDLIVETGEARDVMHMALLIGYGAKAINPYMVHEMIRNLFEEGNLSDEIDSVEDGFENYCKAISSGILKILSRMGISTLQSYTGAQIFQIIGLNQDLVNQYFSDTPTRLSGLDLNKIAESIIARQKKAYRNKAIGIMKTEDKIGENESRLLEKEAVNRLRQASKDKDYYIYKGYAKLVNEENENVKTIRGLLDFKKRESISLEDVESVDEIVKRFTIGGMSFGSLSREAHETIALAMNSIGARSNSGEGGEDPKRYIKDGKEVSKNSAVKQVASGRFGVTANYLVNAEELQIKMAQGAKPGEGGHLPGEKVSDEIAKVRHAVPGIDLISPPPHHDIYSIEDLAQLIFDLKNINPKADINVKLVAEAGVGTVAAGVAKGFADVIMISGHDGGTGASPISSMKYVGMPWELGLAETQQTLLLNDLRSRVKLQVDGKLRSGRDVVVAALLGAEEYGFATTALISLGCVFCRKCHLNKCPVGIATQDIGRRKKFRGKPEDLVSYLKFMAQETREIMAELGFKNIEDMIGRVDVLKPKSDIENIDVSSVLYMPELPSRIKMHKVFNQEHKIENVLDVSVLDKLNEAITASKKMKIECNIKNTDRSVGAMLSGKIASIYGEEGLKENTFDIEFNGSAGQSFGAFLVNGVKFKLVGEANDYVAKGLSGGKIVIVPPDNRKFIAEDNVIAGNTILYGATAGEVYINGRAGQRFGVRNSGAIAVVEGIGNHGCEYMTGGIVVVLGRVGKNFGAGMSGGVAYIYDQDGDFRKYCNNDIVEIKNLNSEEYDELKHILENHKVYTNSEKAKTILKKWDENKNCFLRVVSPVYEQKLKDI
- a CDS encoding metallophosphoesterase, coding for MSNKIINIDCKDNYKIVAISDIHGHFDHFKKLIDKLSLKSSDYLIIIGDFINRGPNSYETYSFIKNLSTRPNTIILKGNHESFIYNSLKDKKRADVFLEHFKAPHYKTIIDDFVQLSNFDFQNCTSGIAFQKNIFDHHFETLEFINSLPVMVNFDEFIFVHGGYDPAFKLPEDEGRFLKYDNYNKVSGINNKMVVVGHWPASNLRHTILTNLPLFNTQKNIITIDGGLGVKTSGELNAFIIEKKNGQIHYDCLQQNDFELKTINRGHKFKKEKTIIVNYPNFEVEVIEKGDRISLCKHKKTNQYLSVFNSLLENNGRETSLKTIYVNKFFNLNPGEVVEVCKTYDDCVLIKHDNEFGWILKEQL